One Fuerstiella marisgermanici DNA window includes the following coding sequences:
- a CDS encoding serine/threonine-protein kinase produces MPELYCPGCNEAFPNNDGKCPRCGMLPAQSMDTVLVPDDGDVTSSTGIELDEVLLDGQVVHIYACQNMLGRGGMGVVYLATNQNLDRQVALKVLSPRQASRSIDYVARFENEGRAAAALVHPNIVTTHAIGKTGPHHFLEMEFVPGQSLQKEIDSTGGIGPLRATQMVVGIAEGLAMAHRMGIVHRDLKPDNVLVTPAGHPKIADFGLAKQIRSSNGGTTKLAGTPHFMAAELWQGVEASPASDVFALGVCYYLMLTGQYPFEGETMTSLMAAILAGEYKGVRRHNPDIPLEMAEAVSLMLARAPENRPRDGAAVSQLLQAVLGSTRDMHSLVYEAFHGIPSVQWEQAGSGVRIDLKLPEERHQAVYIENSDHRAGDRLLNIYSLCCEARTDFYEDALRLNAVVLHGGLSIKDIDGKPWFVMVDTYPRATVSAEEIRRSAIEVGSRADEIERLLTGKDEN; encoded by the coding sequence GTGCCAGAACTTTATTGTCCCGGATGCAATGAGGCCTTCCCCAACAACGATGGGAAGTGTCCGCGGTGTGGCATGCTGCCGGCCCAGTCGATGGACACAGTGCTGGTGCCCGACGACGGCGACGTGACATCGTCCACAGGTATCGAATTAGACGAAGTGCTGCTCGACGGCCAGGTCGTTCACATTTACGCCTGCCAAAACATGCTGGGCCGCGGCGGAATGGGAGTCGTCTACCTCGCCACCAATCAGAATCTGGACCGCCAGGTCGCGTTGAAGGTACTTTCGCCACGCCAGGCGTCTCGCAGCATCGATTACGTCGCGAGGTTTGAAAACGAAGGGCGCGCGGCCGCCGCGCTGGTGCATCCCAACATCGTGACGACGCATGCGATCGGCAAAACAGGCCCTCACCATTTCCTCGAAATGGAATTCGTCCCCGGCCAGTCACTGCAAAAGGAAATCGACAGCACTGGTGGTATCGGCCCTTTGCGAGCCACGCAAATGGTTGTCGGAATCGCCGAAGGTTTGGCGATGGCTCACCGCATGGGGATCGTGCATCGCGATCTCAAACCTGACAACGTGTTGGTCACTCCTGCAGGTCACCCAAAGATCGCCGATTTCGGCCTTGCCAAGCAGATCCGTTCTTCGAATGGCGGAACCACAAAGCTTGCCGGCACGCCTCACTTTATGGCCGCCGAATTATGGCAGGGCGTTGAGGCGTCGCCCGCCAGTGATGTCTTCGCGTTGGGCGTCTGTTATTACCTGATGCTGACCGGCCAATATCCCTTCGAAGGCGAGACGATGACGTCGCTGATGGCCGCAATTCTTGCGGGCGAATACAAAGGCGTGCGACGACACAATCCTGACATCCCGCTCGAAATGGCAGAAGCCGTTAGCCTCATGCTGGCTCGAGCCCCCGAAAACCGCCCGCGTGACGGAGCCGCCGTGTCCCAACTGCTGCAGGCCGTTCTGGGGTCCACTCGCGATATGCACTCACTGGTTTACGAAGCCTTCCACGGCATCCCCAGTGTCCAGTGGGAACAGGCAGGCAGTGGTGTGCGAATCGATTTGAAGTTGCCGGAAGAACGACATCAGGCGGTATACATCGAAAACAGTGATCATCGAGCGGGCGATCGTCTGCTGAACATCTACAGCCTCTGCTGTGAAGCTCGCACCGATTTCTACGAAGACGCCCTGCGGCTCAACGCTGTCGTCTTGCACGGCGGCCTTTCTATTAAGGACATCGATGGAAAGCCATGGTTCGTGATGGTCGACACCTATCCTCGAGCCACCGTCAGCGCCGAAGAAATCCGTCGCAGCGCCATCGAAGTCGGTTCCCGAGCCGACGAAATCGAACGCCTGCTCACAGGCAAAGACGAAAACTGA
- a CDS encoding sulfotransferase family protein yields MLQVIGLGYPRTGTMSLKHALETLGIGPCYHMIEVFRRPEDADFWLAALNANGSKTDWNRVFAGFPSTADCPACYFWQPLWECYPQAKYVLTVRNADDWYDSFLSTVYEAMQHPERSPDEKHAAVQRMAKKLILDTMFQGRFDERSFAIDSYERHNQTVIDTLPKDQLLTFNVADGWKPLCDFLEVAVPDEPFPQSNTREEFQQRFAVEPPNASP; encoded by the coding sequence ATGTTGCAGGTCATTGGACTCGGTTATCCACGCACCGGCACGATGTCTTTAAAGCACGCTTTGGAGACGCTGGGCATTGGGCCATGTTACCACATGATTGAAGTGTTTCGTCGTCCTGAAGATGCTGACTTCTGGCTGGCCGCACTGAACGCCAACGGCAGCAAAACGGATTGGAATCGCGTGTTCGCCGGGTTTCCGTCGACAGCCGATTGCCCAGCGTGCTATTTTTGGCAGCCATTGTGGGAATGCTATCCGCAAGCAAAATATGTTCTCACTGTGCGAAACGCGGACGACTGGTACGACAGCTTTCTGTCGACCGTTTACGAAGCGATGCAGCACCCGGAACGGTCGCCCGATGAAAAGCACGCAGCAGTGCAGCGGATGGCGAAGAAGCTGATTCTGGACACCATGTTTCAGGGCCGCTTCGACGAACGTTCGTTCGCGATCGACAGCTACGAACGCCACAATCAGACGGTGATCGATACGCTGCCGAAAGATCAGCTACTGACGTTTAACGTGGCAGATGGCTGGAAGCCACTGTGCGACTTTCTGGAAGTCGCGGTGCCCGACGAACCGTTTCCGCAATCGAATACGCGTGAAGAATTTCAGCAGCGGTTTGCCGTCGAACCACCAAATGCATCGCCGTAA